The DNA region AATTATTCATCAAAAACCTGTTtatgacataataataataaatgttttttgagtagcaaatcagaatattagaacaatttctgaaagatcatgtgactgctAAAATgccaaaattcagctttgaaatcccaggaatacattacaataaaaataaaaataaaaatcgtactgtttttGCGGcactttacttgcatttaatatgctttctatgtatataaaatcatttttgtaaattgcatttaaagcaaACACTAAAATGAAACGTCTCGTAGTTGACCAAAACACTAAATAAATTAAGtattatatagtaaataaaaatatataaaacaataaataaataaataggtaaTGTAAGCATGTTGCTGGATTACATTTAAACGGAGAATTCTCGTTTTTTTAACAACAGTGTTCAAGATTGCACTTCATAGCCTCTAAAATAAACAGATGCTGTCTTTAAAAGTTCTTCCCGTATAACAAGAGAACAAAACAGGTGAATATCCTCAAAGAAAACTTACATACATTTCACTATCAAAAAATAACAGACCGATGCAGTACACTTAACACCGTTTAGTATTTGGCGACATCTTGACGTGAACTACATGCAGTGCAATTTTTATCCAAAATATGGAGTTCTGGTTTAGAAACGGTTATTCTGCATTTCAGCCAGACAGATTCACAAAGAATTTAATACGAGAGTCAAAGCATGTCACAAAATCCTTTGTGAATTCGCGTTAGCCCCAGTTATTCATTATTGCATCAGTCATATATCTCAGCAGGAGCGGAGTCACGTACTTCACGTAGCAGCTGATTGAATCGGAAGTGATCTGTGAGTAACGTGTCTAACAGCGACGTGCAGTTCATTTGAACTACGTAGTACTGTACAGAAACACAGTAACGGGTGAGGAGCTGTGTAAAGACAAGAGAAAGCATTCACTGAACAGACCCGTTTATACCGAACGCGGTTCATTGACAAATGACAATGAAATCCCTTATCCTGTTGGCGCTTTTACTCACCAGCGTCCACGTGACGACCGCAGGATCCGCTGCGCACAGGTGCTTCTGCCAGGTAAGAAAATCATCATCATTACTAATATTGATGAATTAAAATGGAAACTcagtttaattaaatatgtgaaaCTAACATAAAAATGAACACAGTACTTTATTGTTTCTCACATAAAACCGTTCATACCATAGTTTTAGAATTGTAGTACGTGCCGTTTTAATGCCATGgtatatataaatatgttaatCAGTCTGACCAGTCAGAAGGTATGTGGAATATACCTAGAAATATCGAGGAAACtgttatttcagtattatttaGAAGCTCATGTTTTATGTACgttttaattaaagttttagcaatagagggtttgcacttacatcacggttAAGTCAGTTACCCCGATGCGCAGTgttattggagatactcggatgtaaacaacagcgttGGTTGTATGGTAATGTGCTACTAAATACATTGTTCTGCCAATTTATGCTATCTAAACTATGGCGGAATACATggggaagctgctaaatcatatagagaaggaaagGGCGTAATATTTTGGCAAactaaagtttatatatatatatcagtcgtggccaaaagttttgagaattacataaatattggaaattggaaaagttgctgcttaagttttttataatagcaatttgcatatactccagaatgttatgaagagtgatcagatgaattgcatagtccttctttgccgtGAAAAttaactttccactgcatttcattgctgtcattaaaagacctgctgagatcatttcagtaatcgtcttgttaactcaggtgagaatgttgacgagcacaaggctggaggtcattatgtcaggctgattgagttagaatggcagacttgacatgttaaaaggagggtgatgcttgaaatcattgttcttccattgttaaccatggtgacctgcaaagaaacgcgtgcagccatcattgcgttgcataaaaatggcttcacaggcaaggatattgtggctactaagattgcacctaaatcaacaatttataggatcatcaagaacttcaaggaaagaggttcaattcttgttaagaaggcttcagggcgtccaagaaagtccagcaagcaccaggatcgtctcctaaagaggattcagctgcgggatcggagtgccaccagtgcagagcttgctcaggagtggcagcaggcaggtgtgagcacatctgcaccctccaacagcaactttttccaacaacagtttggtgaagaacaatgcattttccagcacgatggagcaccgtgccataaggctaaagtgataactaagtggctcggggaccaaaacgttgaaattttgggtccatggcctggaaactccccagatcttaatcccattgagaacttgtggtcaatcctcaagaggcgggtggacaaacaaaaacccactaattctgacaaactccaagaagtgatttatgaaagaatgggttgctatcagtcaggatttggcccagaagttgattgagagcatgcccagtcgaattgcagaggtcctgaaaaagaagggccaacactgcaaatactgactcttcgcataaatgtcatgtaattgtcgataaaagcctttgaaacgtatgaagtgcttgtaattatatttcagtacatcacagaaacaactgaaacaaagatctaaaagcagtttagcagcaaactttgtgaaaactaatatttgtaatattctcaacttttggccacgactgtatatatgattcttcagaaatcattgtaatattctgatttgctgctcaaaaaacattattgttattattaagttcatttttttttcaggtttctttgatgaatagaagtttaaaacactatatatatatatatatatatatatatatatattttttttttttttaatttattttcagtttGGCCTACCACAAATGCCttctgttcctcagacagtttttttgcactcttccttTTGATTtggtataacttttggcagtctgtagtactctaaatgtttttcctggtctgaccgattagtatagcccaaaacatgataataattgaccattttcagcagcaataatcagcaaaatatgcaagttttgttcagttcagtagCTTTGTTTACGTTCAGGGCTGATTGAAATGCAAATACCATTTTGAAATGCAAAATAACACAATGAACCAACTTCGTTTATGTCAAAATGATAAACCTTTGATTGACTGGATGGTTACATTTTTGGTTGTAGGTCACTGGGACTCTTGATGATTGTGCTTGTGATGTTGAGACCATCGACAGCTTCAACAACAAAGAAATCTTTCCCAAACTACAGAAACTACTATCATCTGATTATTTCCGCTTTTATAAGGTGAGCTTACAATAGTGTGAAAATATCTATTTATTGTTTGTTCTTTCATCTCTAATATGAAATGTTATGGCCAGGTCAATCTGAACAACCCCTGTCCATTCTGGACAGACCACAGTCAGTGTGGACTCTCATACTGTGCTGTGAAACCGTGCACACCGGTAAGCTTTTCAAAGTTCATTCAGTTAGTTTTGTCTTTAGGGATTTTATATGTGACTTGTAAAGGCTCCCTGTGTCTTTCTGTGCAGGGTGAAGTACCAGAAGGCCTTATATCCAGCAGTTATAAGGTATTAGAAAGTCATAtagtgtatccaccttatttttcctgtaagagcgggcatggccatttgtaaatttaatgtaaatttaatctgcttccagctgtttttagctgtacagaacagcttgttttgctgcttgatattgcaaactggtgtgacTTACcgtataattttaatgtattatcttaatgatAAACACATTGaacacagttttactgtttactgcactttgttattcttttcGTTATTTCTGTACGGCAGTTTATGAATCAGAAGTCTAACACATTACCAGACAGCAGCTTATTtccacattgaaaaataaggtggacatCACATTTTGTTGTTGGTGGACGTTGATGATTTTTCCCCACAGTATTCAGAAGCAGCCAGTCTGGAGATAGAGGAGTGTGAGAAGGCAGAGAAACTTGGAGCCGTCAACGGTTCTCTAAGGTAAAACATATTTCATGTTTGTGTCAGGAATACCCGTAATTTCCTTTTTGACCTTGTTTGTGCAAGTTCTCTTTCTCAATGTTTTCCCATGTAGTGATGAGACACGTCAGGCTCTTCAGGAGTGGAAGAAACACGATGATGAATCAGACCGCTTCTGCATGTTGGATGGTAATCAAGGTTTTCATAGTTTGAGCAATTGATAATCTGCTCTTATTTGTCTGATTATTGGCAAGTACATCCTGGGCTGCAGACGAGTATGCTTTAGTCATCCTCCACAGGCTGCTTTAttgatttctttcttttcttAGATGAGGACTCGCCTGAATCGCAGTATGTCGACCTCCTGCTCAACCCTGAGCGTTTCACCGGCTATAAAGGACCAGAGGCCTGGAGGATCTGGAACAGCATATATGAGGAGAACTGCTTCAAGTAAAGCCACAATCACATTTATTTTGACCAGTGTTCAGTCTGCTTCATGGGGTGGACTTTATAAAGAAATTTTTATCAgtaatttgattaatttaaaggtagttcagacaaaatgaaaattcggtcattgattactcacctttatgttgttgcaaacctgcaagaccttcgttcatcttcagaaaacaaattaagatatttttgatgaaatccgagagctttctgaccctgcatagacagcaacgcaactgacacgttcccagaaagatcatttaaaatagtgtgacatcagtagttcaaccttaatattacgaagctacgagaatactttttgtgcacaaagacgacaaaaattacttttcaacaatttcttctcttctgtgtcagtcttagACACTTTATGAGAGTACCACAATGTATACATGTGCAATtgtacataaaaaatatttcacaacattactgtttttactgttgcatttatttgtctttattcaaataaatgcaaccttggagactttttttaaaaccatttaaCAGAGTTTATCTTCTCACCCTCAAAAACCACCCATAATTTGCACCCTgatctttaatattttttattaattatcatTGAGTGCTCATAATGTTGTAACAACCCTTGTCTTTTTGTTCTGCTTTTTGCAGACCGTATTCCGTTAAACGGCCACTGAATCCTTTGGCGGCTAACAGCGGTGAGCATTATTTTAATGCTTTATGTTTTCAAGTCTAAAATTTGTCTGTTTTAAGCACATTTATCTTGCATGCAGTAAACCCATGTCTtagaccatatgtgaccctggaccacaaaacaagtcataaggggaATTTTTTGCAGTTGAGATTTATGGTGTTTTTTCACACCTGCCTCATTTAGTTCGGTTGAATTTAGTtcggtacgctttcaaacgaacactggagcggttcgtttATGGTAAGAACATGAACCGAACTTGAACAGACACAACTGCAAAAAGTACTGtgcctttttggactaatccaggTGCCATAGTCCGCTGCGCTGTTCACTGTGGGATGAGGACgagtatttgttgacagttagcgctttagcaacatGACCCCATGGTAGCTTGcggacaaacttggagttgtgaggaggcgcggagcctcataaatttggtcCGATGATCATCTTAGGTCCAAACTTtcgaaaactcacaagaacaCTGCAATCCTCTCATTGTTTAgcagtttagaaaatacgttcaatgacacgatctggccaacgaaggatgtggatgttgtcacatgactgcattttggtttgttttaactggttcggaccagagcaattagtgtggtgtgaaaaggacccaaaatGGCAGAAAGATGtaccgaaccacagatgtgaaagcacccttatacatcatctgaaagctgaataagctttgaattgatgtattgtttgtttggccgagatacaactatttgaaaatctggaatctgaggttgcaaaaaatctaaatattgagaaaatcgcctttaaagttgtccaaattaagttcttagcaatgcatattactaatcaaattatcaaaacataagttttgatatatttactgtaggaaatgttcatggaacgtgatctttacttaatatcctaatgatcattttgacccatacaatgtattgttgcctaGTCCtacatatacctgtgctacttatgactgtttttgtggtccaaggcTACATGCAGTATAGTGATGCTCATGACTCAATCTCTTTCTTTCCCTTTATTTTAGGAGATGATGGTAAGGTTACACTTTTCAAATCCATTTAATCAGTGATTTGATCAACTACAAACTGTCATGTTTCGTATTAAAGGGCAGGGCTTCTACCGCTGGCTAGAGGGTAAGTTCCTGCTTAAATGTGTTGTAGTTTATATACGCTACTGTATATTTGAATTTACACGTCCCTCTTATTGTTCCCCCAGGCTTGTGTGTGGAGAAACGAGCGTTCTTCAGGCTGATCTCAGGACTGCATGCCAGTATAAACATACACCTGAGTGCCAGGTACCTACTAGACGGTAAGTCACAACttgttttgtgtttaaaaaaaaaaccctaaatgaaaattctgtcattaattactcaccttcatgttgtttcaaacccgtaagaccttcatcttcggaGTTTCTGACccttagacagcaatgcaactgacacgttcaaggcctggaaaggtagtaaggacattgttaaaatagcccatgtgacatcagtggttcaaccttaattttatgaagctacggaaaaaaaattttgtgcacaaagaaaacaaatataacGACTtttgtcagtcttcgatgcacatggaaaagaagaaattgttgaatgaagtaaAGTATTCTTAAAatgacggttgaaccactgatgtcacatggactactaacaatgtcctttctacctttcgTGTCAGTTGTGtcgctgtctttgcagggtcagaaagacctctcggatttcatccaaaatatctttatttgtgttctgaagatgaacgaaggtcttatttttttggaacgacatgagggtgagtaattaatgacagaattttcatttttaggtgagctAGCTTTCCCTTTAACCTTGAGTGTTTATTGTCTGACTTGATTTGATTGCTCAGAAAACTGGTTCCAAATGAAGTGGGGTCACAATGTCTCGGAGTTCCAGCTGAGGTTTGACGAGGAGCTGACAGAAGGGGAAGGGCCAAAGAGGCTACGCAACCTCTACTTCCTGTACCTCATTGAGCTGAGAGCTCTGGCAAAAATACTCCCTTATTTTGAACGTCCCACATTTCATTTGTACACCGGCCAATCCACACAAGACAATGAGAACAAGGAACTGCTTCTAGAGCTCCTGCATGTGGCCAAGTAAGAGCATTGCAATGCTTGCATCAAAAAACAAcccagtgttttttgtttttattgtaggaTTTTTCAGAATACAgaatttttatatgtatatattctaattttttacattttaaatttgtaGATCATTTCCATTGCATTTTGATGAGACTGCTCTGTTTGCTGGAAATAAGAAGGAAGCCATAAAACTGAAAGTCAGTGTTTACTAACTAAACAACAGTGTTACAGAAATCTATGATTTGAAAGAATAAATCAGTTGCATCTCTGACCTTAGGAAGACTTCAAGCTGACTTTCAAAAACATCTCGCGGATCATGGACTGTGTTGAGtgctttaaatgcagactttgggGCAAATTGCAGGTAAGATGGTAAAGGTATCCACCTTGTTCTTTAACACGGaagagacttctggttcattaacCGCTAGAAGAATAAcattgtgcagtaaatggtaaaactgtttgcattactaaccagtgtgttcataattaagataatgcattaaaataatatggtaagacttaccaatttgcaatatcaagcagcaaaacaagttttgtacagctaaaaatagctgaaagcggatgagactggaagccagacccataacatttacaaatggctgttATTTGTGTTGATATATGATGTTCAGTGAATGTCTCTCATAGACCCAGGGCCTGGGAACCGCTTTGAAAATCCTGTTCTCAGAAAGGCAAATAGAGGCAATGCCCAACACAAGCAACACCAATCCATCATTTCAGCTCAGCCGGCAGGAAATTGTCTCTTTGTTCAATGCCTTTGGAAGGTATGTCAATATCTATTTTTGTCCGGATATATCTTTAGTTCAAATGTCCTTTTCATGTGTCTTGTTTTGTTTCAGGATCTCCACAAGTGTCAGAGAGCTGGAGAACTTCCGGTCACTGTTGTCAAATATCAAACAGTGACTGTAAAGCCTTCATTCAGACACAGTCAAAAATTTGACATTTGTTTTGGATTCAATTACTGTTTTCAGAAAGATGTTTTTTTACTTAAGAATTGAGCACTTTAGTCTTAAAACTGTATTGTTAAGGCTCATTGTCCACTATTAcacatttcaaaatatttcacatgTTAAAGAACTGAGTAGGTGACCAAAAATAATGTAGCTTCTTGGGgatttgaaatacataaatgtacttGAAAGATTGACATAAACCACTTTatttgtacagttgaggtcaaaagtttacatacaccttgcagaatttgcaaaatattaattattttacctaaataagaggcatcatactgtttagtttttttgtttggtactgacctgaataaggtatttcacataaaagacgtttacatatagtccacaagagaaaataatagttgaatttataaaaagtttacatacacttgatttttaatactgtgttgttacttaaaTGAACcacagtgtgtttttgttttcttttgtga from Garra rufa chromosome 21, GarRuf1.0, whole genome shotgun sequence includes:
- the ero1a gene encoding LOW QUALITY PROTEIN: ERO1-like protein alpha (The sequence of the model RefSeq protein was modified relative to this genomic sequence to represent the inferred CDS: deleted 2 bases in 1 codon), with amino-acid sequence MTMKSLILLALLLTSVHVTTAGSAAHRCFCQVTGTLDDCACDVETIDSFNNKEIFPKLQKLLSSDYFRFYKVNLNNPCPFWTDHSQCGLSYCAVKPCTPGEVPEGLISSSYKYSEAASLEIEECEKAEKLGAVNGSLSDETRQALQEWKKHDDESDRFCMLDDEDSPESQYVDLLLNPERFTGYKGPEAWRIWNSIYEENCFKPYSVKRPLNPLAANSGDDGQGFYRWLEGLCVEKRAFFRLISGLHASINIHLSARYLLDENWFQMKWGHNVSEFQLRFDEELTEGEGPKRLRNLYFLYLIELRALAKILPYFERPTFHLYTGQSTQDNENKELLLELLHVAKSFPLHFDETALFAGNKKEAIKLKEDFKLTFKNISRIMDCVECFKCRLWGKLQTQGLGTALKILFSERQIEAMPNKQHQSIISAQPAGNCLFVQCLWKDLHKCQRAGELPVTVVKYQTVTVKPSFRHSQKFDICFGFNYCFQKDVFLLKN